A single window of Brachyhypopomus gauderio isolate BG-103 chromosome 21, BGAUD_0.2, whole genome shotgun sequence DNA harbors:
- the LOC143485273 gene encoding kelch-like protein 10, which translates to MNEQAEVSHGRRHMERKMSSMSCTAFNNLRLEGKLCDVILKFNDVEIMAHKNVLCVCSDYFRTLFTSDWSPPEKRVYNIPGVSPHMMQLIVDYAYTLSVPINEDNMEELLAAADQFLVSGFVRACCQFLEAQLGVENCIGICKLADTYWCPDLRQKAHLFILHHFEEVARVSEEFLEVPLTQLCEIIEKDDLNVKQEEVVFEAVLRWVAHAPQERREYIAVLLSKVRMALMTAEYFMNNVKGNALVKDSEDCKPIIINALKAMYDLNMNGPSNSDFRNPLSRPRLPYTILLAIGGWSGGSPTNSIEAYDARADCWNNVTLEGESPRAYHGAAYLNGFVYIVGGFDSVEYFRSVRKLNSVARTWHEVGSMHYPRCYVSVAVLNGCIYAMGGFDGHVRLNTAERYEPANNQWRMIRPMNEQRSDASATTLHGKVAGFDGVNRLRSVEAYNPMTNTWRDLPTMINPRSNFGIELLWH; encoded by the exons ATGAATGAGCAAGCAGAGGTGTCCCACGGGCGACGTCACATGGAGCGCAAAATGAGTTCTATGTCCTGCACTGCCTTCAACAATCTTCGTTTGGAGGGAAAGCTCTGTGACGTGATCCTCAAGTTCAACGATGTAGAGATCATGGCTCACAAGAACGTCCTTTGTGTCTGTAGTGACTATTTCAG AACACTGTTCACCAGTGACTGGAGCCCTCCAGAGAAGCGTGTCTACAACATCCCTGGCGTCTCCCCACATATGATGCAGCTGATCGTTGATTATGCCTACACACTCTCAGTGCCCATAAATGAAGACAACATGGAGGAGCTGCTAGCAGCTGCAGACCAGTTCTTAGTCTCGGGCTTCGTACGTGCCTGCTGCCAGTTCCTAGAAGCTCAGCTGGGTGTGGAGAACTGCATAGGCATCTGTAAACTGGCTGACACGTACTGGTGCCCGGACCTGCGGCAGAAAGCCCACCTGTTCATCCTTCACCACTTTGAAGAGGTCGCCCGTGTGTCAGAAGAGTTCCTGGAGGTGCCGCTGACCCAGCTGTGTGAGATCATTGAGAAGGACGACCTCAACGTCAAACAGGAAGAGGTGGTGTTTGAGGCCGTCCTGCGCTGGGTCGCACATGCACCTCAGGAAAGGAGGGAATACATCGCTGTCTTGCTGTCAAAG GTGAGAATGGCACTCATGACAGCGGAGTACTTCATGAACAACGTAAAGGGCAATGCTCTAGTGAAAGATAGTGAGGACTGCAAGCCGATCATCATCAATGCGCTGAAGGCCATGTACGATCTGAACATGAATGGACCGTCTAACTCTGACTTCAGAAACCCTCTGTCCCGCCCACGCCTGCCCTACACCATCCTACTAGCTATAGGCGGTTGGAGCGGTGGTAGTCCCACCAATAGCATTGAGGCTTATGACGCGAGGGCGGATTGTTGGAATAATGTGACACTGGAGGGAGAGAGTCCACGAGCCTATCACGGAGCAGCATATCTGAATGGATTTGTGTACATTGTGGGAGGATTTGACAGTGTTGAGTACTTCAGAAGTGTAAGAAAGCTTAACTCTGTGGCCAGGACTTGGCATGAG GTCGGATCAATGCATTATCCACGTTGCTACGTTAGCGTAGCTGTGCTAAACGGCTGTATCTACGCCATGGGCGGCTTTGATGGCCACGTACGGCTCAACACGGCAGAACGCTACGAACCGGCAAACAACCAGTGGAGAATGATCAGACCCATGAATGAACAGCGCAGTGATGCTAGTGCTACAACACTGCATGGCAAggtggc tgggtttgatggggtcaatcgcttgcggagcgtggaggcctataaccccatgaccaacacctggagagacctgcccacaatgatcaacccacgcagcaacttcggcattgag